The Ancylobacter sp. SL191 nucleotide sequence CGGATGCTCTCGTTACTCAACGATCCCAATTACCCGGCCTTTGCCCGCGGGCTTGGTATCGACGCCTATGTGAATCCCCGGCAGATCACGGTCTCCAAGATCCTCCAGCACGTTCGCAAGGGGCGCATCCGCGGCGTCCATTCGCTGCTCAACGGGGCAGGGGAGGTGATCGAGGCGGAGGCGCTGGAGACCTCGCCGCTGGTCGGCAAGCCGCTCAAGCAGCTCGACCTCTTCGACGGCATGCGCATCGGCGCCGTGGTGCGCGGCGGACGCGTGATCTTGCCGCGTGGCGATACCGTCATCCAGGCGCGCGACCGTGTGGTCATGTTCGCCTTGGCCGAGCGGGTGAAGCGGGTCGAACAGCTTTTCCGCGTCAGCCTCGAGTTTTTCTGAGAACCGCGATGATTGCCGTCGCCCGTAGCAGCGCCGTCGCTGCCGCCGTCATGGCCGGCTTCATGCTGGTCGCGGCGCTGATCGCGTTGCTTCGCAATGAGCCCGGCGGCGGCGTCTTCGTGGCCTGCGCGGTGATGACGATCTTCGGCGCGGGCGCCGTGCATCTGGCGGTCCGCCATCGCGCCGCACGGCTCGATCGGCGCGCCGCTTTCGCTCTGGTCGCGGTGCTGTGGGCGGGTATTCCCGCGCTGGCTGCTATCCCTGTGGCGGCAACGACCACCCTCGGACCGATGGCCGCCTGGCTCGAGGCGGTGTCCGCCTTCACCACCACCGGGCCGGTCTACATCCATGATGTGGAGAGCGTTCCGCGCGCCACACTGGCCTGGCTGCTAACCCTGCAATGGGGCGGGGGGCTGCTGACCCTTGTCGGCTTCGTGGCCGTGCTCGGCCCGGCCGGCATTGGCGGTCTGCCTGATCGCAGCGCCCGCGCCGCCCTGCTCGGCGTAAGCGAAACTTCTGCTCTCGACGACGCGCTGCGTCTCGTGGTGCCGATCTATCTCGGCGCCACGGTGATCGGCACCTTCCTGATGCTTGCAGCGGGCGAGCGTCCGTTCGACGCTCTCGGCCTTGCGGGCGCGGCGCTCTCCACCGGCGGCTTGTTGCCCGATGCGGACGGTATGGCCGCGCATGGCAGCTCGACGGTAAAGCTGATCTTCATCGTCCTGATGCTGATTGGCGCCACGAGTATCCTATGGCATCGGCTCCTGCTCACCCGCCGGTTTCGCCTCGCGCTCGGCCAGCAGGAGAACATCGCGCTGCTGCTGCTGGTGCTGCTGCTGGGCATCGCCGTGGCGGCTATCGACTACAACAGTGCCGCCAGCCCGCTCTTCCTGCCGATCGCGCTGGAGGATGGGCTGTTTACCGCCGTCTCGCTGGTGACGACCACCGGCGTGGAGCCGCATGGTGGGGCCTTCAGCGGCCTGCCGATCACGCTGGTGGTGGCGGTCGTTTTCGTGGGCGGGGCGACCTTCTCGACTGCCGGTGGGATCAAGATCTACCGCGCTGGTATCATGTTGCTTCAGAGCTGTCTGGAGCTGGAGCGGCTGATCCACCCCAACGCCGTGCGCCCGCGCCGGCTGGGGCAGCAACAGATTACGCTGCAGATGATGAAGGCGATCTGGATCATGTTCGGTGTTGCCTGCACCAGTGTCGCCGCACTCGCCATGCTGCTCGCGCCCGCCATGCCAAGCTTCGACGCCGCCTTCATCGCGGCGCTGTCGGCGCTGTGGAATGTCGGG carries:
- a CDS encoding potassium transporter TrkG yields the protein MIAVARSSAVAAAVMAGFMLVAALIALLRNEPGGGVFVACAVMTIFGAGAVHLAVRHRAARLDRRAAFALVAVLWAGIPALAAIPVAATTTLGPMAAWLEAVSAFTTTGPVYIHDVESVPRATLAWLLTLQWGGGLLTLVGFVAVLGPAGIGGLPDRSARAALLGVSETSALDDALRLVVPIYLGATVIGTFLMLAAGERPFDALGLAGAALSTGGLLPDADGMAAHGSSTVKLIFIVLMLIGATSILWHRLLLTRRFRLALGQQENIALLLLVLLLGIAVAAIDYNSAASPLFLPIALEDGLFTAVSLVTTTGVEPHGGAFSGLPITLVVAVVFVGGATFSTAGGIKIYRAGIMLLQSCLELERLIHPNAVRPRRLGQQQITLQMMKAIWIMFGVACTSVAALAMLLAPAMPSFDAAFIAALSALWNVGPIYGAGWESAANWPDWSALPVYAQVVLIIAMTMGRLEILLVLALANFALWRR